CAACTCAGAGTCAATCCCATCACGCTGCATCAGCCGTGCATGTTGTACTTCCGGTATGACATCTACAACCAGAATACGCTGCAACCAAGGGTATCCGATGCGGCCACCAGCCTCGGCCAAGAGTGGAATGACAACAAGCACATATGGACCTGTTGCTGCCACAGCAGCCTGTCTCAACCGCGCCCGGACCACCGGATGGACAATAGATTCCAACGCGCTGCGCTCAGCCGCATCGGCGAACACACGCTGGCGCAAACAACGACGATCAAGCCGACCATCAACCTGCAGGATCTGACTGCCAAACCTGGCAACGATGCAATCGAGCAGTGGACCAGGCTCAACCACTTGGCGCGCAATTGTATCTGCATCAACAACAGTCGTGCTCAACGCTTCGAACATCTGCGCGAGTGTGCTTTTGCCGCAAGCAATACCTCCAGTGAGACCAACCGCATAGGCACTCATCAAGTCCAACCTCACCGGATACTGAATAACTCCAGATAGGTATTGATGATCTGATCGCCGAAAAAGAACACGATCCACCCACCGATTGCCAGATATGGTCCAAATGGGATCATCGTCGTGCGATTGTGGCCACGCCCAACAAGCCACATTGAACCCAACACCACCCCAGCCAGTGACGAAATCAAAATGATCGAGAGAATACCCTTCAACCCACACCATGCGCCAAGCGCGGCTAGCATCTTGAAGTCACCGTTGCCCATACCCTCCTTGTTACAGATCAGTTTGAACAACGCAGCCACAGTCCACAGGGATAAATAACCGACTGCCGCCCCTAACAACGCAGGTTTGGCTGGCATAAATAGGTGATCCATCGATCCGATCAAACCCAGCCACATGAGCGTCAACGTTAATTGGTCAGGCAACAGCCGAGTACGCAAATCGATCCCAGCCAACACGACCAGGAAACAACTGAACACAATTGCCCCAAAACCTTGCCAACCGAATCCAAAACGCCAAACGCTGGCCAGCACCAGCACGCAAGTCAGCAATTCGACCAACGGATACTGCAATGAGAGCGGATTGCCACTGTAACGAGAGCGTCCACGTAGCAACAGCCAACTAAGCACTGGGATGTTTTCCCACCACTTCAGCCGATCACCAGTCACTGGATCGTGGGAAGGCTCGACCACAATTCCCGGTGGCGGCGGATCATAAATGTCTGGAATCTCCAGGATTTCGCGCGCGTCCCGCTTCCATTGCCATTCCAAACGCCGGGGCAAACGTAAGATCACCACATTGAGAAAACTACCAAACAACAATCCCAGACCGGCCGCGACGGGATAGCCAAGACCGGGATGCTGGTCGAGAAATGCCATAACGTTTTATCCAACTACAGAAGCAAGCTTGAAGATCGGCAAATACATAGCAATGACCATGCCGCCGACGATAACACCAATAAAAACCATGATCAGCGGTTCCAACAAGCTGCTGAGCCCGTCCACCGCGTTACCGACTTCCTGTTCGTAGTATTCGGCAACTTTAAATAGCATTGCATCCAGAGCGCCTGCTTCCTCACCAATGGCAGTCATCTGCACCACCATATGGGGGAATAAACCAACTTGCCTCATTGCCATATTTATCGCATAGCCAACAGAGACATCATCACGCATCCGTAGCACGGCATCCGCGTAGACCTTATTGCCGGTTGCACCAGCAACAATACCCAATGCCTCTACCAGTGGCACACCTGCACGGAAAGTAACGGCTGTCGTTCGCGAGAAACGAGCAAGTGCGCTGTTATGCATGATCCTCCCGATTATTGGGAACCGCAACACCAACCTATCTAGCATGTGCTGCATGTACACCGAGCGCTTGTAAGTAAAGATGGCACCACCGATAACAACAATCAGCAACACCAGCATGACCCACCACCACTGCTGCATGAATTTGGAAATATTGACGATCATCTGAGTGAATGCGGGCAACTCCGCTCCGAATCCTTTGAACACATCCTCAAACTGCGGCACCACATATACCAACAAGACCGAACTGACAATGAGAGCAACCGAGACGACAGCAGCAGGATAGAACAACGCCTTACGGATTTTACTCTTCAGAGCCTCGATGTTCTCCTTATAACTGGCAATCGTATCGAGCACCGTCTCCAGCACACCCGCACGCTCACCCGCCCTGACCAGATTGCGATACAGCTCATCGAAATGCACCGGATGCTTGCTGATTGCCTCGTACAGTGAGGAACCACCTTCAATATCATTTTTAATTTGGTTGACCATCGTACGCATACGCGGATTCTTCTGGCCGTTCACCAGGATATCCAACGCTCCGACAATAGGGACCCCAGCTTTCATCATCGTTGCCATCTGGCGACTAAAAAAGGCAATGTCCTTTGCAGTAATCCGCCTGCCTGCTTGACCAAACAGCGGCTTGGGCTTGGGTCTGACCACATGAGGGGTGATGCCTTGGCGACGTAGCTCAGCACGCAACAGACTCGCCGTACGTGCCGTCTGTTCTCCCTTGATCTTGATACCACGCTTGTCAGTTCCTTCCCAAAGGAAGGAGGTCAACGGCGTGCTGGGACTCCCAGCACGCGAGGCATTTACAGCAGTACGTGTTGCAAAGATCAACTCTGTTCTCCCATCCACCGTCCCCAAGCGGACCGATGACGCATGGTAGCTGGTTCTTGAAAACATGGCAGCAAAATCTGGAAACTCCTGATCAATAGCTCCATTTACGTTCTTAATTAAAATGCCCAGCTTTTAGGAAGTGACGCTAAATGACACATATTGACCATTTACGTCCCCTCGAATAACGGATCGCAATTCTTAAAAAAATGCCTGCCAAAATTTATTCATTCAGGCATCATCCTTTCGGAATGAAGTGTATTGTTTTATCGGAATCTAGTTCGTATTTCCAGTTTAAATAACAGCGCCGCAATAAACGGCTGCCTATGAGTTTTCTTCATCCATACGCTTAATCAGTAACCGAACTTATTAAAGGTATACACATGAAAAAGCAACAAGGTTTTAACTTGATCGAACTGATGATCGTGATTGCGATCATTGCCATCCTGGCGGCCATTGCTCTGCCCATGTACCAGAATTATGTCGCCAGGGCTCAAGTCACGGCGGCACTGGCCGAGATTACGCCAGGCAGAGCACAAGCCGAAGTCCGTATTACTGATGGAGTAGCTGCAACCAATCTTCCGAACGATATCGGTCTGCGCAACACCACCTCTCGTTGCGGCATTACCGTCACTATCGATCCCGCTAAAACAAGTACAATCGTATGCACGATTATTGGCAATGCTCAGGTCAACGGTCAAACCATCACGTTGACTCGTACCCCCGATACAGCTGGAGGCAATGCTACTGGGGGTGTGTGGACTTGCACCACTAGCGTTGCTGCCGCGTTGAGACCAGCAGGCTGTACTGCTCCTGCTACTACTAGTACTGGTACTTAACGTGGGCAGTAAGGCGATCAATGGCTAATATCCGCGTTCTCCTAACGTGATCAAATCAATGAGAAGCCCGCCTTCATGGCGGGCCTTCCAGTAGTAACCCTATAAGGTATCAGCGTTATACTAAGCTAACACTTTAAAACGGAATACTACTTTTAAAGGCACCTGAAGCTTTTTTATTCTGAATTATATTAATACATGATAGATGGGATCTAACGAAGCATTCCTTTAAATTTAGATAAGTATTATTTTTGTGACTTTTTTCACACTCTTATCCAAAAAGAATCGCAAAAATATTTAGAATAAACTCTCTTTTTGTTCGCAATACCAATACTCATTCGATCCGAAAAAAGCAGTCACCCATCAATGAGCGTATCCGAAAGCATACAAGCCATTGAGGAGGGGCTATATCGGTGCTATTAAACATCAGCACACCACGCCATGTGGACGCTTAACAAATATAAATGAACCCCACCCTTCCATTAAGATTCCAAGAACAATAAGTAATCAGCTGAAACACTCCATTTTGGTTCACGCGACATCCTAAAATTTATCCTTCTGCACCCTCATCCTCTATTCAGCATGGTGAAACACTTACCATCTCCCCTCCAGGATGATTAGGAACGGGAGAAGTGGGATTTTCTCCCCACTTGAACGGATAAAAAGTCCATCGACACCTCCCATGTCACTCCCAATCAGATCATCACCACACTCCAACAGGTCGAAAACCACGCACAGGTGACAACAACGATAGCGTCAGCAAACTCTCAGTTCAGCCACGTTCTACACCCCGCGCACCCCACCCAAGCAACATAGCTACTCGACCGAAGAAGTGGAATCGGTAACTTGAAAGATGTCGCCCAGATCCGACTCAACGCCCGCCTGCCTGATGAAAGAGACGATGGCAAAAAATGGCGATGCCTACTCAACCTCGGAAAACAATCAAATGTGCCATTGACAACAATCAATCGCACCCGTTACAGCGTCGAGATCAATTAAAAACTGGTATCGCCATCAGGAAAAAATCAGCAAGCAAAATGACCAGAGTGCCAATGGATGAATACTCTTGACCACGGCTCACCAAATTGAAAATTGGAGCCATGTTGACTGCACCTTTATAACGTGAAGGAGAGAAGCCAGACATCACCGCGTCAAATGTATCTGCTCTACCTAAAGGTGAAGTTTGACACGCAGATCGAACCTAAAATACGGATGATTTAGAAGAAATCCAGAACAGTGGGCAGCGCCTGAGACGCTGCGTCTAACATTGCGGATCGACTTCATGCACCTCCAGCTCGGCAACGCATGCTGCTTCCAGCGGTTCAACGTACTAGAAGACCGCAATCGCGAAAGCCTGGCAATCGGGTCACTATCCTCGGCCTGTACCACACATCTCCTGGGACAAATCATCCACTGATGCGGACATCGGGCCCCCGGCAGTCAAAGATAATCCGCCGAGAAAACGCCACGGAATACCTCTGAATGCTGGACATCTGAAAGCAACACAACGTCATCAAGCGCGACAAGCCCACCGTTACCGACAGTCGAAATTGGCCAGCACCTGTTTTACATCCATCGAACAAGAGTAAGACACCACACCCTGCTACCTCTGGAGATACCGCCATCTGCACTCAGCCTCATCGCCTGCCCACGTAGCAGTCGACGTTAATCACCTCATGCCACGATTGGAGCGACCGCTAAAAATCGGAAATGACACCACCCTGACCCCATCCCACCCATTGCATTCACATTTTGCTCCACCGATGCAGCCAGCGTTGCCAAAGCTCTTTCAATACAACCGTCTCAGGCTATCACTCCTCCAGAATTCCTCTAGAAAACAGCGCTCTAACCTGCAAGAACATGCCCTCCAGGCACTGATAAATGTCCCCTGTGATCCCAAAGCATTGCAGTGACCTCAAAGTACACATCCTAGACGCAGCGATGCCCCATATGCCGCTTCGTTGGAACACAACAACAGCACGCGTGATCGCCGCGCAACCTTCAGAGAAGCAAAGACAAGCAACCCCTTTTCGGGATCGAACCGCAGCTTGGGTTCAATACGCCCCCGGAAGCGAACATGTTACTGGCACTACATGCGATCAGCACTCGAAAACGAACACACCGCAGTTGCCACGATTGGCAACATTGCGAGCCTGACCCAAACCTTTCATTGACCGCATCGTTGACAACAACAATAGGTTACCAAGGCCCCAAACACGGCGGTGGATCAACGCTGCACCCTCACCATACAGATAGGCATTGAGACTTCCCCTGAAGTGACCCTGTACGCCAGTGCCCATGACCAAGTGCGTTCCATCGTTTCCCTGCACGTGCAGCACGCTGCACAAACAGGCAACTCAATCAAACGAAGGCAAGCGATTGTTATCAATGCTAACATAACCCCTTGAGAGGCGATATGCTCTGCCAAGCCGCCGTTTGATGGGGCCGTCCTCGAGATCCGTTGCCATCCCAGCAGCGGCATTATTTGGAACAATTCTCATTTATTCCGTGACATGTGGAAAAATAACAGTAGATACTCACCTAATACAGCATTTTGCAAACACTCTCTCCCAAGAAACAATAGGAGTCACACATCAAATTAATTATTGACTTTTATCTGATATTTGGCATGCCTCCTGCTTAACCCATCTTTTCAATACTGGACAAAATGTTCATTAACGCTAACAAAGGAAGGATTCATCATGAAACAGCAGGAAGGTTTTACTTTGATCGAACTGATGATCGTGATGGCGATCATTGCCATCCTGGCCACCATCGCTCTGCCCATGTACCAACATTACGTCGCCAAATCTCAAGTCACGGCGGCACTGGCCGACATCACACCAGGCAAGACACAAACCGAGGCACGTATTGCCAATGGAATGCCGCGCACCATGCTTCCCAATGATCTTGATCTGCGTGCCACCACGACTCATTGCCATCACATTGATGTCATTGTCGATTCAACGAACACCTGGTTCAGAACCTGGGATTCGTTAAACCCTCGTCATTCCAGTTCCAGAATCACTTGTACGATTCATGGCAATGCTCAGGTCAACAATAAAATCATCGAATGGATGCGTCTCCCCGAAGTTCCGGACTTCTCTATTGAGGGCGGCCTCTTTGATGACAATGACAATAATTTGAATGGGCAATGGTTCTGCCTCACCAACGTTGACAAAGCATTGAGACCCCCAGGCTGTGAGGACTCTTTACCCAGGATCTGGACGCCCCAGGGCTCGTGATAGATGTCGCATAACGGCAAATACTGACCCAATACGGCACTTTGAAAACACTCACTCCCCCCAAAAATAATGTGCGACCAGCATCAATCTCTTTTTTTGATATTAATCACATAATTGGCACGCCTCCTGCTTAAGTCATCTTGCCAGTACTGGACAACACGTCCAGCAACGCTGGATTTCTCACCAACGCTTAAGGATTCATCATGAAAAAGCAGGAAGGTTTTACTTTGATCGAGCTGATGATCGTGATTGCGATCATTGCCATCCTGGCCGCTATCGCTCTGCCCATGTACCAGAATTATGTCGCCAGATCTCAAGTCGCGACGGCACTGGCCGACATCACACCAGGCAAGGTCCAAGCAGAGATTCTTTTTACTGACGCAAGGGGAACATCAGCCATCACTACTCCGGAAACTATCGGTCTGCGTACCTCTAGTACTCGTTGCAGTACCATTGGTGTCAATATCACGCCAAGCACTGGCATTGGCGAAATAGCATGTACGATTATTGGCAATGCTCAGGTCAACGGTCAAACTATTAGATGGAATCGTAGCGCCGATAACGCCTCAGGCCAAGGTGGCACTAATAATGGTGGCTTGTGGAGCTGCACCACAAACGTTGCCGCAACGTTGAGCCCAACAACCTGCACTGTTACTGCCGCTGCTGCTGGTTCTAAGTAATGCCGGCAGCAACATGATCCATGGTTAATGTCCACGTTCTCCTAACGTGATCGATGTCGATGAGAAGCCCGCCTTGATGGCGGGCTTCTTGGTGAATACGGTAAGACGTTACCGATATAGCGTGCTTGTCTTTGCAAGACAAACGTATCCGCCCAAACAATTCCTCAGCGGGTCACCGTGTTGGACGCTCCCCCGAAAACGCGTGCCTGTGAAGACATGGCAATCCATCCACTCTTTCAATCTGAATTTTTGCTCATCCGGGCTGTCAGTTGCTGACAGCAAGGCCACATTAAGAGACTAAATAAAATTATTATAAATCAATATTTTATGAATTATCCTAAGCAGCAGAAACGACTTTCGACATCTTTGTAGATGCCGTCGATGTATAACCTGCACGGTCTCTCTTTCACCGGGGAAAGCATCAAAAAATCCGCTGGATTCAACTTGATCGCACCGCTGATTGTCATGGCGAACATGGCTCTCCTGACGGTTATCGGGTGCAGCCCTTATCAAACGTATATTGCCAAGATTCATATGGATGTCGCCCTGGCCAGCCTCCAAGCTGGAGAAACCACCACCGAGACTCTCATCCAGAAACAGCAGCATGCCACCCCGATCGACGCGACGCATCCAGGTCCCCACACCACCCATTACGGCTCGTACGTTCAAGCACGCTTTGACAACACCGGTGCCGGTGCGATCATCTGCACACCCCCGGTAAACCGTTTTATCGATAATCTGACATGAGCGCTACTGGAGATGCGACGGAAGCACCTTCGATCAACGTATCCGTTCCAATGATTGCTCATTGGGAAAGCCGGGTGACACCATACTTTAAAGCCGTGTAACCAGAGAATTTTTTATGAACGCAGCCCACTCCGCCAATCTTGTCGGCATTACCGGTATCGCCCGTCGCCTGGTCCAGGATGGCAGCATTGAAGAAGCCACCGCACGCATCGCTCAAGATCAAGCAACGGCCGCCAAGGTACCTTTACCACAGTGGTTGATCGATAAAAAACTGGTCAGTGCAGCAAAGTTGGCCGCCGCCAATGCACTTGAGTTCGGGATGCCGCTGCTGGATGTCTCTGCGTTCGACCCTAATCACAGTGCAATGAGTTTGATCAACGAAGATCTGCTGCTGAAGCATCAGGTGTTACCGTTATTTAAACGCGGCAATCGACTGTTCGTCGGAATCAGCAACCCAACCCAGACCCAGGCTCTGGACGACATCAAGTTCCACACCAATTTGGTCGTAGAGCCGATTCTGGTTGACGAAGACCAGATACGGCGTACGCTCGAACAATGGCAGTCCAGGAGCGGTGCGCTCAGCGCTGGATTGGCGGAGGATGACACCGGCATCGAAGGCTTGGACATCGCCGGCGGAGATGACGATGGGATGAGCGGCGATGCCGGCGTCGATGCTAAGAGCGATGACACGCCGGTCGTCAAATTCGTCAACAAGGTGCTGATCGATGCCATCCGGCGCGGCGCATCGGACATCCATTTTGAACCATACGAAGAGGATTACCGGGTCCGATTCCGGATCGATGGTCTGCTGAAGAGTGTGGCAAAGGCACCAAACAAGTTGAACCAGCGTATCGCCGCACGTTTGAAAGTCATGTCGCAACTGGATATCGCGGAAAAGCGGGTCCCGCAAGACGGGCGTATCAAGCTCAATCTATCGAAAACCAAGCAGGTCGATTTCCGCGTCAGTACACTGCCAACGCTGTTCGGCGAGAAAGTCGTACTGCGTATCCTGGATGGCAGTGCGGCAAAGCTGGGTATCGACAAGCTCGGTTACGAGCCTGACCAACAGGCCCTCTTTCTGGAAGCGATCCACAGACCCTACGGAATGGTCTTGGTCACTGGTCCGACCGGTTCGGGTAAGACGGTATCGCTTTACACCGCACTAGGCATCCTCAACGACGAAACACGCAATATCTCCACAGCCGAGGATCCTGTAGAAATCCGGCTGCCTGGGGTCAATCAGGTACAACAAAACAACAAGCGCGGCATGACGTTCGCTGCAGCGTTACGTTCGTTTCTGCGTCAGGATCCAGATGTCATCATGGTCGGCGAAATCCGGGATCTTGAAACCGCTGAAATCGCCATCAAAGCCGCGCAAACCGGTCACATGGTGCTCTCCACATTGCATACCAATGATGCGCCGCAAACCATCGCGCGTCTCATGAACATGGGGATTGCGCCGTACAACATCACCTCGTCAGTGACATTGGTGATCGCACAGCGGTTGGCACGGCGGCTGTGCAATCAATGTAAGCGGCCGGTTCAATTGCCGGCGAATGCATTGCTGGCCGAAGGGTTCACGCAGGCGCAGATCGATGCAGGGCTCGAACTGTACGAACCCGTCGGTTGCGACGAATGCACCGAAGGCTACAAAGGCCGCACAGGTATTTATCAAGTGATGCCAATTACGGACGGGATTGCTTCGATTGTTTTAACCGGCGGTAATGCGTTGCAAATCGCCGAGGAGGCGCGCCGCATCGGCATCCACGACCTGCGCCAGTCGGCACTGCTCAAAGTCGCTCAGGGCGTGACGGGATTGGCCGAAATCAACCGGGTCACCAAAGATTAGGCATCAGGCTCAGCCGTTGATGGCTGAGCCAATGCACCAATCATCCGCGATGCATGAGGAAGAGAGGTGAGCTGTTGCCTGTCTCTTCTCGTCACTCCATCCCCAGCTTCTTTAGTTTGTAACGCAACGCACGGAAGGTGATGCCGAGTTGAGCGGCTGTCTTTGTCTTATTCCAGCGATTCTCTTCCAGAGCTTTCTGAATGGCAGCACGTTCTAACTGCTCCATGTACGACGGCAGGGCAGCGGGTGTGTTCTCATCCTCCGCCGGTACTGATGGGTCTACAGACACAATTGGGGAAGCTGTGTGCACTACTGGAAGCGGCGATCCCTGTCCATGGAGACCGCCTTGGGGCAGGTGCAGATCCGCAGCACCGATATCATCGTCTTCGGTCAGCGCCAGAGCACGCTCCAGAATGTTCTCCAATTCACGCACGTTACCCGGGAACGGATAATGATCTAAGACCTCTAAGGCGGAGGGTGAGAGCAACGGGATCGACCGCCCATTGGTGTGCGCCAAGCGAGCCACAATGGCTGCGGCCAGATGTGGCAAATCACCAGTGCGCTCCCGCAGCGGCGGGACACGTATTTCGATCACATTGATGCGGTAGTACAAGTCGTGGCGGAAGCGGCCATCGGCAATCAGGTCACTGAGATCTTTGTGGGTCGCCGACAAAATACGCACATCTACTGGCACTTCGGCGGCTGCCCCGATGGGGCGTATCGATTTCTCCTGAATCGCACGCAGTAGTTTGACCTGCATGTGCAACGGTAATTCGGCAATTTCGTCCAGGAATAAAGTACCTCCGCCAGCACTTTGAAATAAACCGGGTTTATCAGTATGAGCACCGGTGAAACTCCCTTTCTTGTGGCCGAAAAATTCGCTTTCCATGAGATCCGCAGGGATCGCACCACAATTGACCGGGACGAACGGTCCAGCCGCACGCACGCTCTGTTCGTGGATGGTGCGTGCAACCAGTTCTTTGCCAACTCCGGATTCACCAAGGATATAAACCGGGGCTTGGCTACGCGCCACTTTAGCGATGGTGGCCCGAAGCTGGGCCATGGGTGCGGATTCGCCAAGGAGACGTCGGTCAGGACCTTGTGGCTGAGT
This region of Xylella taiwanensis genomic DNA includes:
- the coaE gene encoding dephospho-CoA kinase (Dephospho-CoA kinase (CoaE) performs the final step in coenzyme A biosynthesis.), with the protein product MSAYAVGLTGGIACGKSTLAQMFEALSTTVVDADTIARQVVEPGPLLDCIVARFGSQILQVDGRLDRRCLRQRVFADAAERSALESIVHPVVRARLRQAAVAATGPYVLVVIPLLAEAGGRIGYPWLQRILVVDVIPEVQHARLMQRDGIDSELASLMIAAQTGRRARLAIADDVVVNDGDPAHLGGQVSKLDARYRVLASAFPSVDQIGC
- a CDS encoding prepilin peptidase — protein: MAFLDQHPGLGYPVAAGLGLLFGSFLNVVILRLPRRLEWQWKRDAREILEIPDIYDPPPPGIVVEPSHDPVTGDRLKWWENIPVLSWLLLRGRSRYSGNPLSLQYPLVELLTCVLVLASVWRFGFGWQGFGAIVFSCFLVVLAGIDLRTRLLPDQLTLTLMWLGLIGSMDHLFMPAKPALLGAAVGYLSLWTVAALFKLICNKEGMGNGDFKMLAALGAWCGLKGILSIILISSLAGVVLGSMWLVGRGHNRTTMIPFGPYLAIGGWIVFFFGDQIINTYLELFSIR
- a CDS encoding type II secretion system F family protein; its protein translation is MTSFLWEGTDKRGIKIKGEQTARTASLLRAELRRQGITPHVVRPKPKPLFGQAGRRITAKDIAFFSRQMATMMKAGVPIVGALDILVNGQKNPRMRTMVNQIKNDIEGGSSLYEAISKHPVHFDELYRNLVRAGERAGVLETVLDTIASYKENIEALKSKIRKALFYPAAVVSVALIVSSVLLVYVVPQFEDVFKGFGAELPAFTQMIVNISKFMQQWWWVMLVLLIVVIGGAIFTYKRSVYMQHMLDRLVLRFPIIGRIMHNSALARFSRTTAVTFRAGVPLVEALGIVAGATGNKVYADAVLRMRDDVSVGYAINMAMRQVGLFPHMVVQMTAIGEEAGALDAMLFKVAEYYEQEVGNAVDGLSSLLEPLIMVFIGVIVGGMVIAMYLPIFKLASVVG
- a CDS encoding pilin, which translates into the protein MKKQQGFNLIELMIVIAIIAILAAIALPMYQNYVARAQVTAALAEITPGRAQAEVRITDGVAATNLPNDIGLRNTTSRCGITVTIDPAKTSTIVCTIIGNAQVNGQTITLTRTPDTAGGNATGGVWTCTTSVAAALRPAGCTAPATTSTGT
- a CDS encoding pilin is translated as MKQQEGFTLIELMIVMAIIAILATIALPMYQHYVAKSQVTAALADITPGKTQTEARIANGMPRTMLPNDLDLRATTTHCHHIDVIVDSTNTWFRTWDSLNPRHSSSRITCTIHGNAQVNNKIIEWMRLPEVPDFSIEGGLFDDNDNNLNGQWFCLTNVDKALRPPGCEDSLPRIWTPQGS
- a CDS encoding pilin: MKKQEGFTLIELMIVIAIIAILAAIALPMYQNYVARSQVATALADITPGKVQAEILFTDARGTSAITTPETIGLRTSSTRCSTIGVNITPSTGIGEIACTIIGNAQVNGQTIRWNRSADNASGQGGTNNGGLWSCTTNVAATLSPTTCTVTAAAAGSK
- the pilB gene encoding type IV-A pilus assembly ATPase PilB → MNAAHSANLVGITGIARRLVQDGSIEEATARIAQDQATAAKVPLPQWLIDKKLVSAAKLAAANALEFGMPLLDVSAFDPNHSAMSLINEDLLLKHQVLPLFKRGNRLFVGISNPTQTQALDDIKFHTNLVVEPILVDEDQIRRTLEQWQSRSGALSAGLAEDDTGIEGLDIAGGDDDGMSGDAGVDAKSDDTPVVKFVNKVLIDAIRRGASDIHFEPYEEDYRVRFRIDGLLKSVAKAPNKLNQRIAARLKVMSQLDIAEKRVPQDGRIKLNLSKTKQVDFRVSTLPTLFGEKVVLRILDGSAAKLGIDKLGYEPDQQALFLEAIHRPYGMVLVTGPTGSGKTVSLYTALGILNDETRNISTAEDPVEIRLPGVNQVQQNNKRGMTFAAALRSFLRQDPDVIMVGEIRDLETAEIAIKAAQTGHMVLSTLHTNDAPQTIARLMNMGIAPYNITSSVTLVIAQRLARRLCNQCKRPVQLPANALLAEGFTQAQIDAGLELYEPVGCDECTEGYKGRTGIYQVMPITDGIASIVLTGGNALQIAEEARRIGIHDLRQSALLKVAQGVTGLAEINRVTKD
- a CDS encoding sigma-54-dependent transcriptional regulator, producing the protein MNESRSALIVDDERDIRELLILTLGRMGLRISTAANLAEAHALLESDSFNLCITDMRLPDGSGIDLVNKIVRHYPRTPVAMITAFGNMELAVEALKAGAFDFVSKPVDLNVLRGIVRHALELNNRDRTVVSTQPQGPDRRLLGESAPMAQLRATIAKVARSQAPVYILGESGVGKELVARTIHEQSVRAAGPFVPVNCGAIPADLMESEFFGHKKGSFTGAHTDKPGLFQSAGGGTLFLDEIAELPLHMQVKLLRAIQEKSIRPIGAAAEVPVDVRILSATHKDLSDLIADGRFRHDLYYRINVIEIRVPPLRERTGDLPHLAAAIVARLAHTNGRSIPLLSPSALEVLDHYPFPGNVRELENILERALALTEDDDIGAADLHLPQGGLHGQGSPLPVVHTASPIVSVDPSVPAEDENTPAALPSYMEQLERAAIQKALEENRWNKTKTAAQLGITFRALRYKLKKLGME